From Methylobacterium radiodurans, a single genomic window includes:
- a CDS encoding CBS domain-containing protein gives MTARTVSDLLAGRTLRSIGASFTVAAACHRMREHGVGALAVLDDGKLVGILSERDIAVRVIAGHRDPMLTLVREVMTPRPRTVPAHEPIPAALRAMMHGRFRHLPVLSDGEPVGMLSLRDIPAEYRTEGEPPRHRSVVPALG, from the coding sequence ATGACAGCGCGGACCGTATCGGACCTCCTCGCGGGTCGAACGCTGCGCAGCATCGGCGCCAGCTTCACGGTGGCGGCAGCCTGCCATCGCATGCGCGAGCATGGCGTCGGCGCGCTGGCCGTCCTCGACGACGGCAAGCTCGTCGGCATCCTCAGCGAGCGGGACATCGCCGTCCGGGTGATCGCCGGTCATCGCGACCCCATGCTAACCCTCGTGCGCGAGGTGATGACCCCCCGACCCCGGACGGTCCCGGCGCACGAACCGATCCCGGCGGCGCTTCGGGCCATGATGCACGGTCGCTTTCGGCACCTGCCGGTCCTTTCGGACGGGGAGCCCGTCGGGATGCTCTCGTTGCGGGACATCCCGGCCGAATATCGGACGGAAGGCGAGCCACCCCGTCACCGGTCCGTCGTCCCGGCGCTGGGCTGA
- a CDS encoding hybrid sensor histidine kinase/response regulator translates to MVDDRLRPGTASDEVTSASTAIEAAVLDNDRYRLLVENIVDYAIYMLDPTGRVVSWNRGAQRFKGYADAEIIGEHFSRFYTPEDQATDLPRRALQIAATEGRFEQEGWRVRKDGSLMWAHVLIDPIRGEDGTLVGYAKVTRDLSERQATKAALQQSEQHFRLLVQGVRDYAIYMLDPRGRITSWNKGAQRFKGYADEEIIGEHFSRFYTEEDRATALPARALRTAATEGRFEAEGWRVRKDGTRFWAHVIIDPIRGEHDELVGFAKITRDVTERKKAQEELDATRARFIQSQKMEAIGQLTGGVAHDFNNLLAVVLGNLHLARKRLPHDRKLLQFIDNSIQAAERGATLTKRMLAFARRQELATGNIDVPELVRGMAELLQRSIGSTIPVGTQFPLQLPLAFADASQLELALLNLTVNARDAMPLGGTITIGARDERVIAEEVAGLKPGRYVCLSVTDTGEGMDEQTLARAADPFFTTKGIGKGTGLGLSMVHGFAEQSGGRLILKSTPGQGTTAELWLPEAETGNLREDATQPDPALPALQALTVLVVDDDPLVLMNTAAMLEDLGHAVLEASSGEQALRVLRRTDDVDLVITDQMMPGVTGAQLIEAIGSEYPALPVILASGYAELPEDQLAGIARLSKPFGQAELARALVGTLRSEGQVLAFRPKHG, encoded by the coding sequence ATGGTTGATGATCGCCTCCGCCCCGGCACAGCATCCGATGAAGTAACTAGTGCATCGACGGCGATCGAAGCAGCAGTGCTCGACAACGATCGTTACCGCTTGCTGGTCGAGAACATCGTCGATTACGCGATCTACATGCTCGATCCGACCGGGCGTGTCGTAAGCTGGAACCGGGGCGCCCAGCGCTTCAAGGGCTACGCGGACGCCGAGATCATCGGCGAGCACTTCTCCCGCTTCTACACTCCCGAGGATCAGGCCACTGACCTGCCACGCCGTGCCCTCCAGATCGCGGCCACGGAGGGCCGCTTCGAGCAGGAGGGGTGGCGGGTGCGCAAGGACGGCTCGCTGATGTGGGCGCACGTGCTGATCGATCCGATACGCGGCGAGGACGGCACGCTCGTCGGCTACGCCAAGGTCACGCGTGACCTCAGCGAGCGGCAGGCCACCAAGGCGGCCTTGCAGCAGAGCGAGCAGCATTTCCGCCTGCTCGTCCAGGGCGTTCGGGACTATGCCATCTACATGCTCGATCCTCGGGGCCGGATCACCAGCTGGAACAAGGGGGCGCAGCGCTTCAAGGGCTACGCCGACGAGGAGATCATCGGCGAGCATTTCTCGCGCTTCTATACCGAGGAGGACCGGGCCACCGCGCTCCCCGCCCGGGCCCTGCGGACCGCGGCCACCGAGGGCCGCTTCGAGGCCGAGGGCTGGCGCGTGCGCAAGGACGGCACGCGGTTCTGGGCGCACGTGATCATCGACCCCATCCGCGGCGAGCACGATGAGCTGGTCGGCTTCGCCAAGATCACGCGCGACGTGACCGAACGGAAGAAGGCGCAGGAGGAGCTCGACGCCACGCGGGCGCGCTTCATCCAGTCCCAGAAGATGGAGGCCATCGGCCAGCTGACCGGCGGCGTGGCGCACGACTTCAACAACCTGCTGGCCGTGGTGCTCGGCAACCTGCACCTGGCCCGCAAGCGCCTGCCGCACGACCGCAAGCTGCTGCAGTTCATCGACAACTCGATCCAGGCCGCAGAGCGCGGCGCCACGCTGACCAAGCGCATGCTCGCGTTCGCGCGCCGCCAGGAACTGGCTACCGGCAACATCGACGTGCCGGAACTCGTCCGCGGCATGGCCGAGCTGCTGCAGCGCTCGATCGGCTCGACCATTCCTGTCGGCACCCAGTTCCCGCTGCAGCTCCCGCTCGCCTTCGCCGATGCCAGCCAGCTGGAACTCGCCCTTCTCAACCTGACCGTGAACGCCCGGGATGCCATGCCGCTGGGTGGCACCATCACCATCGGCGCGCGCGATGAGCGGGTGATCGCAGAGGAGGTCGCTGGGCTGAAGCCGGGCCGCTACGTCTGCCTGTCGGTCACCGACACGGGCGAGGGCATGGACGAGCAGACCCTCGCCCGCGCGGCCGACCCGTTCTTCACCACCAAGGGCATCGGCAAGGGCACCGGCCTCGGCCTTTCGATGGTGCATGGCTTTGCGGAACAGTCAGGCGGACGCCTGATCCTGAAGAGCACCCCAGGCCAGGGGACAACCGCGGAGCTGTGGCTGCCCGAGGCTGAGACCGGCAACCTGCGGGAGGATGCGACTCAGCCGGATCCCGCGCTACCCGCCCTGCAGGCGCTCACGGTGCTGGTCGTCGACGACGATCCGCTCGTCCTGATGAACACCGCGGCCATGCTGGAGGACCTCGGGCATGCCGTGCTGGAGGCGAGCTCGGGCGAGCAGGCGCTGCGTGTCCTGCGGCGGACGGACGACGTCGACCTCGTGATCACGGATCAGATGATGCCGGGCGTGACCGGCGCCCAGTTGATCGAGGCGATCGGGTCGGAGTACCCCGCGTTGCCGGTGATCCTGGCAAGCGGCTATGCCGAACTCCCCGAGGATCAGCTCGCCGGGATCGCCCGCCTGAGCAAGCCGTTCGGGCAGGCCGAGCTGGCCAGGGCCTTGGTCGGTACCCTGCGGTCCGAGGGTCAAGTTCTGGCGTTCCGGCCCAAGCACGGCTGA
- a CDS encoding sigma-70 family RNA polymerase sigma factor encodes MLAVAYADPAIVAEPPAHFANLLARLDQALMEADDRDAEAFRTGLLAAVPSLRRYVRSLGCDHVTADDVVQDVLLRAWRSRASFRAGTNLDAWLFTITRNQFFTVKRKRGREVEDVEGEFTDRLSVIPEQPGRVDLQDVRTALDRLPDVMREALVLVALEGLSYEEAAEVMRCQVGTVKSRVSRARERLAGLLGYGGGDLGQDEVTLAVMGARTG; translated from the coding sequence ATGCTCGCGGTCGCCTACGCGGATCCCGCCATCGTCGCCGAGCCGCCGGCCCATTTCGCGAACCTGCTGGCTCGCCTCGACCAAGCGCTGATGGAGGCGGACGATAGGGATGCCGAGGCGTTCCGAACCGGCTTGCTGGCGGCCGTGCCGAGTCTTCGTCGCTACGTCAGATCGCTGGGATGCGACCACGTGACGGCGGACGACGTCGTGCAGGACGTGCTGCTGCGGGCGTGGCGAAGCCGTGCCAGCTTCCGGGCCGGCACGAACCTCGACGCGTGGCTATTCACGATAACGCGCAACCAATTCTTCACCGTCAAGCGCAAGCGGGGACGCGAGGTGGAAGACGTGGAGGGCGAGTTCACGGACCGACTGTCCGTCATACCCGAGCAGCCTGGGCGGGTGGACCTGCAGGACGTGCGGACGGCGCTCGACCGGCTTCCGGACGTGATGAGGGAGGCTCTCGTCCTCGTCGCCTTGGAAGGGCTGAGTTACGAAGAAGCCGCCGAGGTCATGCGCTGCCAGGTCGGGACGGTGAAAAGCCGTGTTTCCCGCGCCCGCGAGCGCCTGGCCGGACTTCTCGGCTACGGTGGCGGCGACCTCGGCCAGGACGAGGTGACCTTGGCGGTCATGGGGGCACGGACGGGCTGA
- a CDS encoding metallophosphoesterase, whose translation MRLWIFSDLHRDAGAPWRPPRIPEADVAIVAGDVGGGLTEAVEWLAAAIRPHMQVVLVAGNHEFYRRTFAEELARGRAAASEGGIHLLENDTVTFGDVAVSGCTLWTDYDLDGPELRAASMRDARSGLNDHRLIRWATRPRWLRFRPEEALALHVRSRAFLAGALARLPATPDNPHVVVTHHAPSARSVAERFRDGPLNPAYASRLDALVEEACPTLWVHGHVHDRFDYRIGATRVLCNPHGYPTEATGFDPGLVIEL comes from the coding sequence ATGAGATTGTGGATCTTCTCCGACCTTCACCGAGACGCCGGCGCGCCTTGGCGGCCCCCGCGCATCCCGGAAGCGGACGTGGCCATCGTCGCCGGCGACGTGGGCGGCGGCCTAACGGAAGCCGTGGAGTGGCTTGCGGCGGCCATCCGTCCGCACATGCAGGTCGTGCTCGTGGCGGGCAATCACGAGTTCTATCGCCGGACCTTTGCCGAGGAACTGGCCCGCGGACGCGCGGCGGCGAGCGAGGGTGGCATCCATCTCCTGGAGAACGACACCGTGACCTTCGGGGACGTGGCCGTTTCCGGATGCACGCTGTGGACGGACTACGATCTGGACGGTCCGGAGCTGCGGGCTGCCTCGATGCGTGACGCGCGGTCGGGACTCAACGACCACAGGCTGATCAGGTGGGCGACGCGGCCGAGATGGCTGCGTTTCCGCCCGGAAGAGGCCCTCGCCCTGCACGTCCGCTCGCGCGCGTTCCTCGCCGGAGCGCTCGCACGGTTGCCGGCGACGCCCGACAATCCGCACGTGGTGGTGACCCATCACGCCCCAAGCGCGCGCAGCGTCGCCGAACGGTTCCGCGACGGTCCGCTCAATCCCGCCTATGCCTCCAGGCTGGACGCCCTCGTGGAAGAGGCGTGCCCGACGCTTTGGGTTCATGGACACGTCCACGACCGGTTCGACTACCGGATCGGCGCGACGCGCGTGCTTTGCAACCCGCACGGGTATCCGACGGAAGCGACCGGCTTCGACCCGGGCCTGGTCATCGAGCTGTAG
- a CDS encoding methyl-accepting chemotaxis protein, which translates to MNLFNNLRLPVKLALPVALLIAVSVAMILLARANLDSLDQNTRDIVDFNVARVVKIQQLAFAVNEITIRDKNIVIEADPAVLAKQSGQLKEDQGRALATADELIALSGTPERRVVNEGIKRLLAEYIASVEKGIAYGMKGDKDTAARISGGTSREARVRLNAEINTRVAANLRELKAAQERASEVAASATATLTAIAAAGLIAATGLLAAISVLGVTRPLNGMTAAMGRLAAGDLDVPVTGTERLDEIGSLARSLQVFKDNAIRSRDMDAAREAENQAKMRRANLLDELTKAFEGSVSVLTQGLAGAATEMEATARSMTATADETTQQSVSVAGAAQQTSANVQTVAAASEEMSASVAEIVQQVSQSARIADRAVETAHRTDATVQRLAGSAERISTAVSLISDIASQTNLLALNATIEAARAGEAGRGFAVVAAEVKELAGQTGRATGEIGERIAEIQAATREAVADIQQIGRVIGEMSAYAASIAAAMEEQGAATQEITRNVQQAAQGTEQVTRNIGAVQTGAGQTSAAASQVLSAAQELAGHSEGLTREVSHFLAGVKAA; encoded by the coding sequence ATGAATCTCTTCAACAACCTTCGGCTACCGGTCAAGCTGGCGCTCCCGGTAGCCCTCCTGATCGCGGTCTCCGTCGCGATGATCCTGCTGGCCCGGGCCAATCTCGATTCGCTGGATCAGAATACGCGCGACATCGTGGACTTCAACGTGGCGCGCGTCGTGAAGATACAGCAGCTCGCCTTCGCCGTGAACGAGATCACGATCCGGGACAAGAACATCGTCATCGAAGCGGATCCCGCCGTCCTGGCCAAGCAGAGCGGGCAGCTGAAGGAGGACCAGGGGAGGGCGCTCGCCACCGCCGACGAGCTGATCGCCCTCTCCGGCACTCCGGAGCGCCGGGTCGTGAACGAAGGGATCAAACGCCTTCTGGCCGAATACATCGCGTCGGTCGAGAAGGGCATCGCCTACGGCATGAAGGGCGACAAGGACACGGCCGCCAGGATCTCGGGCGGCACGAGCCGCGAGGCTCGTGTGAGGCTGAACGCCGAGATCAACACGCGTGTGGCGGCGAACCTGCGCGAGTTGAAGGCCGCGCAGGAGCGCGCGTCCGAGGTGGCGGCATCGGCCACGGCGACGCTCACGGCGATCGCGGCGGCCGGCTTGATCGCGGCTACGGGCCTTCTCGCGGCCATCTCGGTCCTGGGCGTCACCCGGCCCCTGAACGGCATGACGGCCGCCATGGGCCGTCTCGCGGCGGGCGATCTCGACGTCCCCGTGACCGGGACCGAGCGGCTCGACGAGATCGGTTCGCTGGCCCGCTCGCTCCAGGTGTTCAAGGACAATGCCATCCGCTCTCGCGACATGGACGCGGCCCGGGAGGCCGAGAACCAGGCCAAGATGCGTCGTGCCAACCTGCTCGACGAGCTGACCAAGGCCTTCGAGGGCAGCGTCTCGGTGCTGACGCAGGGGCTCGCTGGCGCCGCCACGGAAATGGAGGCGACCGCCCGCTCCATGACCGCCACGGCCGACGAGACGACGCAGCAGAGCGTGTCGGTGGCGGGCGCCGCGCAGCAGACTTCGGCCAACGTGCAGACGGTTGCTGCGGCCAGCGAGGAGATGTCGGCTTCCGTCGCCGAGATCGTGCAGCAGGTCAGCCAGTCGGCCCGGATCGCGGATCGTGCGGTGGAGACGGCGCATCGGACGGACGCGACGGTGCAGAGGCTCGCAGGCTCCGCCGAGCGCATCAGCACGGCCGTGTCGCTGATCTCGGACATAGCGAGCCAGACCAACCTGCTGGCGCTGAACGCCACCATCGAGGCGGCGCGCGCGGGCGAGGCCGGCCGCGGCTTCGCGGTGGTGGCCGCCGAGGTGAAGGAGCTGGCAGGCCAGACCGGCCGCGCCACCGGCGAGATCGGCGAGCGCATCGCGGAGATCCAGGCCGCCACCCGGGAGGCCGTGGCGGACATCCAGCAGATCGGCCGGGTGATCGGCGAGATGTCGGCCTACGCCGCGAGCATCGCGGCGGCCATGGAGGAGCAGGGTGCGGCGACCCAGGAGATCACTCGCAACGTGCAGCAGGCCGCACAAGGTACCGAACAGGTGACCCGGAACATCGGCGCGGTGCAGACGGGCGCCGGCCAGACGAGCGCGGCCGCCTCGCAGGTGCTGAGCGCGGCCCAGGAGCTGGCTGGGCACTCCGAGGGCCTGACGCGGGAGGTCTCCCACTTCCTGGCCGGCGTGAAGGCGGCTTGA
- a CDS encoding DUF6634 family protein gives MLLGFTGPGCLSANAHVALLATHAAAALGFSVQHVRVVGGAEPSLLPRLIPPRGGSFVERPAVAVARSIRGGFDLTIVDAGTGNLPRLGALPFDAVLVGAGPCDIEERRAASFAGSLPGHLSRVTWLLGLDRDGGEPELRRFEHGVRSALSETGTLRTPRILPALAPILRRADTDRLLAGRPSARVLGAGVALLASIASAVDAERGGTLEGPWSSLAEAVGGTRPCDRRDEAETLRALADDLERIADGGGPTAEDLAHAPVLEQWESAARITRCLVGVVGGHPNLPSGKQVRTSEVYATDGRSWARTLSRFYVLRTPRQELPSVNVH, from the coding sequence ATGCTGCTTGGATTCACCGGCCCCGGTTGCCTCTCGGCCAATGCCCACGTCGCCCTCCTGGCCACGCACGCGGCAGCGGCCCTCGGCTTCTCGGTGCAGCACGTGCGGGTCGTTGGCGGCGCGGAGCCGTCGCTGCTGCCGCGCTTGATCCCGCCGCGGGGAGGAAGTTTCGTCGAACGGCCTGCCGTTGCCGTCGCACGATCGATCCGCGGCGGATTCGACCTGACGATCGTCGATGCCGGTACCGGCAACCTCCCGCGATTGGGCGCCCTCCCCTTCGATGCGGTGCTCGTCGGTGCCGGACCCTGCGATATCGAGGAGCGTCGCGCGGCGTCGTTTGCCGGATCGCTGCCCGGACACCTCTCGCGGGTCACGTGGTTGCTCGGGCTGGACCGCGACGGAGGCGAGCCCGAGCTGAGGCGCTTCGAGCACGGCGTGCGTTCGGCGCTCTCCGAGACGGGCACGCTTCGGACCCCGCGCATCCTGCCCGCACTCGCGCCGATCCTGCGTCGCGCCGACACGGACAGGCTCCTCGCCGGCCGGCCGTCCGCCCGGGTGCTCGGGGCCGGGGTCGCCCTCCTCGCCTCGATCGCCTCGGCGGTCGACGCCGAGCGGGGCGGAACCCTCGAGGGCCCATGGTCGAGTCTCGCCGAGGCCGTGGGGGGTACGCGCCCATGCGATCGGCGGGACGAGGCCGAGACGCTCCGGGCGCTGGCCGACGACCTGGAGCGCATCGCGGACGGCGGCGGCCCGACGGCCGAGGACCTCGCGCACGCGCCCGTGCTTGAGCAGTGGGAGAGCGCCGCGCGGATAACCCGGTGCCTCGTCGGCGTCGTGGGCGGTCATCCCAACCTCCCGTCCGGGAAGCAGGTTCGGACGTCGGAGGTCTATGCCACCGACGGACGTTCCTGGGCGCGAACCCTTTCGCGCTTCTACGTGCTTCGTACCCCCCGGCAGGAGCTTCCGTCCGTCAACGTGCACTGA
- a CDS encoding helix-turn-helix domain-containing protein, whose protein sequence is MAVSKRRLASATGEEGASAGAGLPASPEAGWNYTTVMKLFHATRTPVTALDPSTFGEWPSEKAVPGYLCQAARNLIGLSQQELHLLSRVSKKSINDYENGFAVLRPPLIERIAATLREQGARLVTGPGFVGVVASASRDDEQGRSRSPRKAPAHAPRAKPVGNLGDGHAG, encoded by the coding sequence ATGGCAGTGTCCAAACGTCGGCTGGCATCCGCCACGGGCGAGGAGGGTGCGTCGGCGGGAGCCGGGTTGCCCGCTTCGCCCGAGGCAGGATGGAACTACACGACCGTCATGAAGCTGTTCCATGCCACTCGGACCCCGGTCACGGCACTGGACCCTTCCACGTTCGGCGAGTGGCCTTCGGAAAAGGCGGTGCCGGGATACCTGTGCCAAGCCGCTCGAAACCTGATCGGCCTGTCGCAGCAGGAGCTTCACCTCCTCTCGCGCGTCTCGAAGAAGAGCATCAACGACTACGAGAACGGGTTCGCGGTCCTGCGCCCCCCGCTGATCGAACGGATAGCCGCCACCCTGCGTGAACAGGGCGCGCGCCTCGTCACCGGACCCGGCTTCGTCGGCGTCGTGGCTTCGGCGAGCCGCGATGACGAGCAGGGGCGATCGCGCTCTCCGAGGAAGGCGCCGGCGCATGCCCCACGCGCCAAGCCGGTCGGAAACCTCGGGGACGGGCACGCGGGATAA